A single window of Bacteroidales bacterium DNA harbors:
- a CDS encoding DUF2589 domain-containing protein, protein MENRYVEIYEFISAPLNAMLQAERIAHESTIDFIRKYGFKPNSNELEQFTFYYIRPGSGQKVEVKIPLLSLIPIPNLQIKEAQVDFDLNIHYEKLSEYEKKNNGNDPVSKDYKFRAAITSKEKENKDTQMSVKIKVEQADIPNGLTKLFQVMDDGTSALSESNQNALLPVGYINLSSSRNKLILDEDRKVNVDLLVQVFNHENNPISNIMLLKEHLSIIVDKKTLSDFTIKYEDEYANSKTDENGCIRIWIKFIAPLNAKSALIKVSTSNNEFSAGNAISFQIEES, encoded by the coding sequence ATGGAAAACAGATATGTAGAAATTTACGAATTTATCTCTGCACCACTAAATGCTATGTTGCAGGCAGAGAGGATTGCTCATGAGTCAACTATCGACTTTATCCGAAAGTATGGATTTAAACCGAATAGCAATGAGTTGGAGCAATTTACTTTTTACTATATAAGGCCAGGAAGTGGACAAAAGGTGGAGGTGAAAATTCCTCTGCTATCGTTAATTCCAATTCCTAACCTGCAAATTAAAGAAGCTCAGGTCGATTTTGATTTGAATATACACTACGAAAAATTGTCGGAGTACGAGAAAAAGAATAACGGCAACGATCCTGTTTCAAAAGACTACAAGTTTAGGGCTGCAATTACTAGCAAAGAAAAGGAGAATAAGGATACGCAGATGAGCGTAAAAATTAAGGTTGAGCAAGCAGATATTCCTAATGGGTTAACAAAACTTTTTCAGGTAATGGACGATGGTACATCTGCCCTTTCTGAATCGAATCAAAATGCTTTGCTTCCTGTTGGCTACATAAACCTAAGCTCATCGCGCAACAAACTGATTTTGGACGAAGATCGTAAAGTAAATGTTGATCTTCTTGTACAGGTATTTAATCATGAGAATAATCCGATTAGCAACATAATGCTTTTAAAGGAACACTTGAGCATTATCGTTGATAAAAAAACGCTGTCCGATTTTACAATAAAATACGAGGATGAGTATGCCAACTCTAAAACAGATGAAAACGGTTGCATCAGAATCTGGATAAAATTCATAGCTCCTTTAAATGCGAAATCGGCATTGATAAAAGTATCAACAAGCAACAACGAATTTTCGGCGGGTAATGCCATCTCATTTCAAATTGAAGAATCTTAA